CGGCAAAGACTAGGGCTCTCCTTCATCCCTTAGTTGTGGAACAAACGATGCTTCCCCCCCTCTGAAGCTGCTTGTGTTGGCCAGCCAGAGAAGATGTTAATCTAAATAAGCCCTGGGgcctaaaaatacagaaactatATATCTGCAATTCTGTGATGGATCAGATGTTTCCAAGCATTCCAATACACTTTGGATGCAGATGTTGAGCCCCAAGCCCTAGTAGTTTTGATAACACAGTAGATGTGGCTAAGTGCAAGTATTGTGACAAAAGTTATTcctgctgttttgcagaaacATGTCTTTTGGGGTTGCAAGGAGTTACAGCTTTACTCTTGGACCAtgttaaatggaaagaaacagattcGGTTTTGCTTTGTACTGTTTCTCTAGAATAAGGCTTatgagaaaaaagtattttcttcttccaggcAGTGTGTAACGTTGCCCCTCGAGGTGTGTATGTTTGTGGTAATACTTCCACCAGCTCTGGCCTGACTGTTACTCTGTCTAGAGATGGCGCTTCGGGAGATTTTGCCTTGGAAGCTGGTGCTTTAGTGCTCGGAGATCAAGGTAATACTTGTAATGCCATAGGTTTCGTATGAAAAAAACGTGGTGGCGGGAGGTGCTGTGGAGTCTGAGGTTGTTAACTACAGTGCTTGCATAACTGGggattaaaaatgtaaatctgtAGTATGATAGCGGCTTTCCCCATCTGGGAAGTTCTGAGCTTCTCCAGTGATTTCTCCAGAGGTGGTTCCTGCTTTCTTAGGGCTTGGGATGTGTATAAAACTGGAGGTCTGCAATTCGCATACCAGGCTTATTTCATGTGGCAAAGAACTAGGATTTCCTTTGTGAGAAATCTTTGACTTAAGGGCAGCTACTGGAGTcttactgtttttgaaaaatagctTGCTTATGAGATTGGCCgtttatttctacttttaaaaacagcttgtttTGCCATCTTAATGAGTAACCAAGACACTGCCTCTGCAAGCCAAGCCAGCTTTATAATgattcagctgcagcagcttggAATGGAAACAGACCTTGCTGAAATGGAGGCTTGGTCCAAGATCTCCCGCAGTACCTAGGCTCTGAGTGGAGTTCTGATGTTGCACTGGGTTGTAGCATACACTTGTCCATTAGTTAATGTGTTTTCTGATAAGCCTTTGTCCTGTATTGTTTCCAGGTATTTGTGGAATAGATGAATTTGATAAGATGGGAAGCCAGCATCAGGCTCTGCTGGAAGCCATGGAACAGCAAAGTATCAGCCTTGCCAAAGCTGGCATTGTTTGCAGCTTGCCAGCCAGGACATCTATCGTTGCTGCAGCAAACCCGGTTGGAGGACATTATAACAAAGCCAAAACGGTGTCTGAGAACTTAAAGTGAGcactttctgaaatgctgcttaTATGATCCAAATTCGGCAGCAGGTGCTTCAGGCAGTCTTGCAGTTGGGTTTAATTGACTTCTAGTTTCTCGGAGCTTGAACACAAGCTTATTGTAATAACTTCTCATGcttttttaggagaaaaattgctgttttgctttatcCTGAATGAAAAGGACACAATTCTATAAATATCTTTGAAGCAGAGCAgagttgctgttgtttttctacGTTAATACAAGTATTGCGTGGTTTTCTTGTCTTTACTCCAGAATGGGGAGTGCTTTGCTGTCAAGATTtgatttggttttcattttgctggACACCCCAAATGAAGATCACGATCACTTGCTGTCTGAGCACGTGATGGCTATCCGAGCTGGAAAGCAGGCAGCGTGCAGCAGCGCCATTGTGAGTCGTGCCAACGTGCAGGATCACTCCGTTCTTGAAGTTGTTTCTGATCGGCCACTGCTTGAAAGACTAAAGGTAGGACTTGGCCTGTGACTGTTGCTGTGCCTGTTTCTGTCGTGCTCCTTGCAATGGGACTTGGCAACCTCAACCTGCTAGATGTCTTCAGTCTCCCACTCCCATTCTTCTCATGGTAACTGGCTCTGAATTCAAGAAGTGCTAAGGCCTCAGCCACCAGTTTCTGCAAGTTGTCTGTCGTAGCTAACGTCATCCACCATGTTGGCGTTGCTAAAattgttgtcctggtttcagttaggacagagctaattttcctcctagtagctggcagggtgctatgttttggattaggatgagaagagcgctgataacatgctgatgttttaattgttgcagagcagtgcttacaccaagccaaggacttttcagcttctcgctctgtcctgccagcgagcaggctaggggtgcagcaggagctgggaggggacagacccaggacagctgacccaaactggccaaaggggtattccataccatctgacgtcgtgctgaacaatatataggggtggctagcaggggtgggggggccggctgctcggggataggctgggcatcggtcaacgggtggtgagcaattgcattgtgcatcacttatttcatacacattattattagtaatactattattattattattgttattatttttcctgtcttaataaactgtctttatctcaactcacaggcttcactgtcccgtttctctcccccatcccagagagggaggggggagggtgagcaaacggctgtgtggtgtttagctgccagccgggctaaaccacaacaattgtGCCAATTCACATAGAAAGAGTTTATCAGctgggttgctttttttcttttgtttgttcttatttGGGTAGTGGGAAGGTATTTTGTGTGAAATCAAATTTACTGTATTAGATTTCAGTAAGGAGTTACAGAACTAGATTGGGtgtaataattttatataatgtGCTGTGAAATACTGAATCCACATAAAGCAGTGTAAGTGCTTGGACAGGTACTTGGACATCTGCAGACTGAGATAGATTGAGGATTATGGGAGGGAACtgatattttgttattaaatctCAGTGGTTAGTCTGAAGGCTGATATTCCTAAATGCCAGGTCTCGGAGAAATAAACCCCTATGGGAGCTAAACCCTTGCACTTTGGGAAATGTGATGGCTTAAACTTCTGCAGAGGTGTATACTGTAACAATTGGGAAattgtattttccctttttgagaGAATTCCTGACATAGCTAGGTGACCTTTGACACTAAGAAGTGGAAAATACAAGCTTCTGCTGCTTGTTCTGAAGTGGCAAAGTGTGTCTTAACACGGTGTATGGACTTCAAAAGAACATGGCTCACATGTGGCACCATGTTCAGAGCTTCATGAAGATTTCACCAGATAAAGCCTAGAAGATgaattttttatgttaaaactTGTATTCTATAGGGTTCTGACAGAAAATCCGAAAAGACTTCTGTTTGTAATTGGGTTAGATCTCACCAGGAGAAAACTTTGATGCCATTCCACATCAGCTGCTGAGGAAGTACGTTGGATACGCTCGGCAGTACGTTCACCCAAAGTTATCTCCAGAAGCTGCTCAGGTCCTCCAGGAATTCTACCTTGAGCTTCGGAAGCAGAACCAAGGAGCAGACAGCACGCCAATCACCACGAGGCAGCTGGAGTCGCTGATTCGACTTACCGAGGTAAATTCAAGCTGTGATACTTACGGATTGAAAGCAAAGAGATTATTCATAAAGTGATATTGATATCCCGTATTTTCTCACAGCTTATTTACTGCcttatttttaagatataaGAGACTTACAAATACTTAAGAGCTACTGTTGTTTAAAGCCTCTTAAGAGGTAAAGCACTCTTAAGGGGGTAGAAATAAAACCTATCATGCTCTCCTAAAATGAGAGCAAGTAGGTGCAGGCAGGGACAAGCTGCTGCTCATCTTGAACTCAAACTGTTACTGCTTTCCATAACACTATGCCTTAATAACATTGTTTGTGTTATTCTGCTGCTTCCCAAGAATGcgctattaaaaagaaaataaactctcacCTGGTGATAATGTGTGTTTGAAGGATGTGactttgaaatgctgtaaaaagTAGAGGGCTCGTCATCTAAAGCCTGTAAGCTCAGGCTCCATCTCTGTGCTCCCAAATCTTGTGCTTGTTGTATCGTGTGCATGGGGCAGGGCTGTAGCCTTTTCTCACATCAGGTGTAGTATCTTAAACAtacctttctgttttgtcttgttttaagGCACGATCAAGGCTGGAATTAAGGGAGAAATGTACTAAGGAAGATGCTGAGGATGtaatagaaataatgaaatacaggTAACAtacagtgctttaaaaacaaagcatcttGGTGttatttaaagactttttttttttaatactgacaGGCaaacacagtgaagaaaagaCTTGACCGAATTTAGGCCCGTGGTACTAACATTCAGAGTTGTTAActcttgtttaaatatttacagcagCCCAAAGTGGAATACCATCGCTTCAACTTCTGAGCTGTGTCATCAAAGCAGTTATGAATATCAGTGCACAGTAATTTAGAGATGAGTTACTGCCAGAAATTTTAGTCTTGTGTGCTCACTGCCTATTGTTGCTGTTAAACAACTTAAGTTTAAAAGTGATTTGGACAGATGCTTTATCTAAGCTCCCTAGATAGGAAATCATCCCCTAGGAAAAAAGCATCTCAAGCAGTTACGTTTCAGGAAGGAacttaatgcatttttactCTTACTTCctgttcatgtatttattttagcatgCTGGGAACCTACTCGGATGAGTTTGGGAAACTGGACTTTGAACGTTCCCAGCATGGGTCTGGGATGAGCAATCGGTCACAAGCAAAGAGATTTATTTCTGCCCTCAACAGTATTGCGGAAAGAACTTACAACAATCTCTTTGAATTGCAACAGCTTCGACAGATTGCAAAGGAGCTACAGATACGAGTAAGTATGGGAATCGAGTGTTTCTTCAACAAGAGcagccaaaattattttttgtgtgtttattatttatttaggcTGTTGTGGTGTCTGTTCCACTTGTGCAGTGAGGTTTCTGCCTGGCCTTCACTGGGCCCAGATGTGCCCTTTGGGTTTTTGTTTCCGCTTCAGACATCCGAATGCTGTAACTTGGTAGGAACATCATGGAGGACACGTGGCCACAGATGTATTTTATCCCGTAACAGGTTTATATTCTGTACTTGTGAGGGAGGCTTcagccaaacaaaaatattgataGTTAATTCTACTTCTTGCTTCATGGTCAAAAGCTTTAAATGCCAACGTAAAACTTTTGAAACTGGATTTAAGGCCTAATAAAGTGAGAAGTAGTGACGAGGAATTTCTCTGTATGGAACTTACTGTGGCCCGTAATGCTGTTCTTCTCTTACCTGGTCGACCTACCCTGGTCTGCTGGGGCAAGATGACTTCGTTTCCAAACTTGTCCATGTGTTGGCTATACATAGGAGTAGATTTGGTGTGATTCCCGTCTGACAGAATGTTACTGCCCTCAGAACACATTATTGCCCACTCTTCTCAAATAAACACTCATTTAGCAACTAGTTACTTGTGGCTAAGTCAATTAATTCTAATTTTGCTTTCATACGGTATTTTTTGCCCATTCAATGTTCTAGACATGGAATAAATACTTGGAAATCAATGAGAACTGTAGAAATTATACTTTCATGTATTTGGTAGACATTTGTGTTTCAGAACTTGGATAAACACGTTACTCTGCATAGTTTACTAAGTAATGTGTAAATACTGCaattcttttaaattgtttatgTTGCTTTGTACCAGATAAAATTTAATTCTTCCAGTCTgatatttctttgtcttttttctccagGTATTCGATTTTGAAAGCTTTATTCAATCCCTAAATGATCAGGGTTATCTTTTGAAAAAAGGCTTGAGAGTTTATCAGCTTCAGACTATGTGAAGAGAAACACTGCCTGTCTCTGAACTTTGAGACATAACCGAAGTATCTGGAATGGGCTGATGGGGACACAGCAATAAAGGACCCTGAATTGCAGCCTACCACAGAAGCTGATGCACTGTTGCTTACTTGAGGTGCAAGATCATTATTTGGGAACTGGTAACGCCAGCAGGCTTGCCTGAAGCTGTCGTGGGACAAACTGCCCTGTGATACTGCTGCCTGACTCACCCTGTAGGTGTAGGTCTGCTAGCCCAAATGATCACAGTAACAAATGTTGCTTCTAAACTTAGTGATGTTCAAcccacacattttaaaaaaggattcTTTCACGAGAAGACAATGTGAGTTACGTTTTTAGCATTGTAGTTGGTTTGAGGAATTTAATATGtagaaatgtttccaaaaattTGGGAACCATCATGTTGAGCCAATGCAGCTTTATAGCAGTAAAAAGTGATACCTTATTGAAATTGCTTTAGTTTTCTGATTTGTAACTCTGTATTTATTGGTCTTAGATTTTATTTGAAGTGCAAGTCTAATTTAAGCTCTCCTTCTTACAATATTTAATGTGTAAAACAGgaattgaatttttatttttcattaaacttatatatatataaattaatgttgaaatttattgttatttattatagAGATATAGTAACAGTGAACAGGGGTGTGAGTATTAACAGCTATTTCATAACGCATTCAAAGTGCTCTGTACAATTTTATGAAATCAGGATCGTGGTCTAGTCCAATAAAATGGCagattttttcagctttgtgtaagcatttaaaaaaatcaagaatgtGTTGCTGAAGCTCCTGTTTTCCCCCCTCCTATTTCTAAGATGTATAAAGATGTATAAGAAAATAAGCTTCATGATTTCACCTTTTACATTAAGTGACTTTTCTTCGACTTCGTACACTATAACCTAGGGTAGTGGGGCACAAGGGATAAAACACAGAATGGGAATTTCAGAGGCAGGGTTCTGCCTCACCTAGCCCTGCTCTCTGGAGTTCTGGCTGAGCTTGGAAAGGACTTTGAGTTGATCTGGACCCACCACACtcctccagcagggccaccttGGGTTTCATTGCCACTGCTGCTTGTCCTGTCTGTCACTCAGCACTATTGAGAAGTTTGACTCACTCTTCTTTGTTCCCTCAATCTGCTACTGATACACATCAAGATTCTCTCCCACAACCTTCTCTCTTTCAGGCTCAGCAGTCCCAGCCCTCTGTCCCCATATTATCAAATAAGCTCCAgtcctttgatcatctttgcaGCTCTGCATGGGACTCACTCTTGTACATCCCTCTCAGACAGGGGAGCCTAGACCTGGATCCAAGGCAGGAGGCTTTTTTTCTCACCCTCTACAGGCACCCAGTTTAACACAGCCCCTAATGCTTTGCTGGCTCAGGGTGAGCTTGGTGTCTGCTTCACTGCTGAGGTGCATCTTCCACTTCTGCAGTGCTTCCACGTGGGCTTGTTCCTTCTGAGGTGCAGGACTTGATATTTCTCTTTACTCAGCTTCATCAGGATTCTGCCagcccaactctccagcctgctgGGGGTCCCTCTGCCTGGCCCTATAGCCATTTTGTGTCGTCTCCACACTTGGAACGCATCCACAGGCCTGGCTCCACATTATCTTGCTTCACTCCTGTCTTCCACTGAGGGGCACCTCTCCATTGGTGTAACTGAAGTAGTAAGTTATGAAGGTCATAGAATAAGTAAACGGTATTTTTCCATTGTCTTTCACCCTGGGGGTGAAAAGACTTTGGTAGCTTACTGTAACAGGTTGCTTTTTTAGGGGTTTTCAGTTCTTTTACCAGTTCCTGACCACTGTGTGTAATCAACGTGTGTGAGCACAGGGGCTCCAGCCTTAATCTGGGCTGAACCAAGGCCAGCACCGAGTTAAAATCACCATTCTTTGCAGGGAAAGGGGGCAGGGACAAGTACATTAGGGGAGCTGGCAAAGTAaactcttcttcttctccctcgAGCCAAAGCAAACACGGCTGAGAGCGCTACGAGCCCGCACCGAGCACAAAAACCCGCTTTCGCCCTTGGagcaccaccacccccccaaCACCCCaagccccgggggctgcagcggggctcCCCCCTCATGGCCGCCTCCCGCCCGCAGGTAGGGCGCCTCCCCGCCTGCCGTAAAGCGGCGGGGGTTGCCGCAAAGCGCCGCCAAAcaccgccccggccccggccccgtccgtcccccccccccgtcccggTGCGCGGCCGCacggcgccgcccgccccctgTCCCCGGGCCCatggcggcggtggcggcggcggcgggaggccgCTGGCTCGGGCGGGCAGGGCCGCAGCGCGAGTAGCGGGCGCCTCGCACCATGCTGGCAGCCGCTTGGCTCGgcagggggctctgggggctccTCCGCACCGCGGGGAGGAGGCGACCgggggacggcggcggcggcggcggcggggccaggCCTCTGGGGAgccggcccggggccggggggcggcgccATGGCAACGGCGGCGGGTTCTGCCTGGGGGGggccctggggcagccccagcggCTCCTGCGCCACCGCcagcggccgccgccgccgccgcctctccCGCCGCccttccccgccgccgccgctgtaTGGAGCCTCGtcggcagcggggccgggcaccgGAGGGCCGGCAgcggcggccccgctccgcagGAGCCGTGCCGGGAGAGGAACGGGGCGGGGCGCTGCGCCGAGCTGGTGCGTGAGGGGATTGGGGGTGGCGGGGGGTCTTCTGTCGGAGGGGGGGTCTTTCTGTCACGGGAATCTTCTGTCGGGGGTGTCTTTTTGTCAGGGGGCGTCTTCTATTGGAGGGGGGTGTCTTTCTGTCAGGGAAATCTGTCAGGGGAGGTCTTTCTGTCCGGGTCGTTCTGTCACGGGATCTTCTGTCTGGCGGGGTCTTTCTGTCAGGGGAACTTCCGTCAGGGAGAGTATTTCTGTCACGGGAATCTTCTGTTGGGGGGGTCTTTCTGTCAGGGAAATCTGTCAGGGGAGGTCTTTCTGTCAGGGGGGTCTTCTGTCAGGGTGCCCTGCTTTCAGAACCAAAGCCTTGGTTAATATTTAATAGTTAGATGCTTTGCGTCCTGCCCAAATGGCAGCTCACTGCCAACATCTGCAGGGCTTCCCTGCCTCAACCCCCTGTTTACCTTGACTGCTGTCATTACGTGCTTAATTAGAATCTGCCTTCCTGTCCTGAAGTTTCTCCTTTCTTGCTTTGCAGTATGAAAACCCGTGGACGATCCCAAACATACTGTCAATGGCGAGGATGGGTCTGGCACCGGTCTTAGGCTATTTGATCGTTGAAGAAAATTTCAATGTGGCACTCGGTGTCTTCGTTTTGGCTGGAGTAACGGATTTGGTATGTTTGCATTCATTTGGAAATGCTTTGGGGATAGCGTGGGTTGTGGTGACCCCATCGATGTGCATTCGAATTGAGAGTCAGCATAGAATGGGAATGAGTAAACTATAGGAACAGACACCTTTTTATGCTTATCATTTTCTAGAAATGCTGTATATGTCCTTTGTGACGCCGTGGTGAGCTCTCGTACCCAAAGCGGACTTGGTGCTGGTGGAGCACTGGGGGTATCTGGGTTGGTTCCCTGCCCATCCCCGCGTCGGCACTGCCCGGCCAGTGCTTGTGCACCTAGAGGTCTGTTGGGTTTGCGGGCGCACCTAGTGCACCCATCAGAGCAATAACTGTCAATTTGAGATGTGCactttaaaacatctttttcatttttgtttcaaataatgAGAGTTGAGAACGTTTGAAGGCTTCCAGAATCTGGAATgtaatgtggggaaaaaaaaaagtgatacaaGTATCAGCTAACAGGTGTCATATCTCATCAAAGTTAAACTAGCTGTCCTGTGTCATGTCGTTCAGGAAATCTTTCTGTAACAGAAGCATATAAAAACTACTATGTTCTTAActctttaatacaaaaatattgaattttgtttttcctagttGGATGGATTTATTGCACGAAATTGGGCTAATCAGAAATCAGCCTTGGGAAGTGCTCTTGATCCTCTGGCAGATAAAATTCTCATCAGCGTGCTCTACGTAAGCCTAACTTGTGCAAATCTTATCCCAGGTGAGAAAATGTTATTACTTGCCAATGATAATATGTCTTCtgtttttggaaggaaaactgtGTATTGctcaaaacttttgttttgccagTTGTACTTTGCTATTTGCTGCTGATAGATAcctgaacaaaaaaaaccacctctgCCCCCCGCACAGatctacaaaacaaaaagtattgctgctgttttcaggtGTAATTTCTTCAAAGCAGTAGTAGTTAGCAGTTAcatcaaaacatttctcagaatGGATTGATTTAAGACTTCACTTGAAACCGTTTCAGAAGTCACATTAAAAATCTTCAGTCGTACCTAAAACTTGTTTAGAAGTTTAAGG
The Cygnus olor isolate bCygOlo1 chromosome 3, bCygOlo1.pri.v2, whole genome shotgun sequence genome window above contains:
- the CRLS1 gene encoding cardiolipin synthase (CMP-forming) isoform X1, which codes for MLAAAWLGRGLWGLLRTAGRRRPGDGGGGGGGARPLGSRPGAGGRRHGNGGGFCLGGALGQPQRLLRHRQRPPPPPPLPPPFPAAAAVWSLVGSGAGHRRAGSGGPAPQEPCRERNGAGRCAELYENPWTIPNILSMARMGLAPVLGYLIVEENFNVALGVFVLAGVTDLLDGFIARNWANQKSALGSALDPLADKILISVLYVSLTCANLIPVSLTSMIILRDVALIAAVFYVRYKTLSPPRTLSRYFNPCYATAQLKPTFISKMNTAVQLILVAASLAAPVFNYVDSIYLQTLWCITAFTTVTSAYSYYHYGRKTVQVINNK
- the CRLS1 gene encoding cardiolipin synthase (CMP-forming) isoform X2, yielding MLAAAWLGRGLWGLLRTAGRRRPGDGGGGGGGARPLGSRPGAGGRRHGNGGGFCLGGALGQPQRLLRHRQRPPPPPPLPPPFPAAAAVWSLVGSGAGHRRAGSGGPAPQEPCRERNGAGRCAELYENPWTIPNILSMARMGLAPVLGYLIVEENFNVALGVFVLAGVTDLLDGFIARNWANQKSALGSALDPLADKILISVLYVSLTCANLIPVSLTSMIILRDVALIAAVFYVRYKTLSPPMNTAVQLILVAASLAAPVFNYVDSIYLQTLWCITAFTTVTSAYSYYHYGRKTVQVINNK